From Alienimonas californiensis, a single genomic window includes:
- a CDS encoding NAD(P)/FAD-dependent oxidoreductase, which produces MIQTTTPESDGRVQPEVAERYDAVVIGGGPAGCSAAAVLAEAGKKTLLLERQPAGRFHVGESLIPETYWSLKRLGLLDRMNETGFVKKYSVQFVNEMGKESAPFYFDLDAMGRPNGKEGAQTWQVERGQFDRMLMERAEELGATVRTDAHVLDVLWDGEPLTADGQVNVDARAAGVKVKFGRGEAAYTREIQSDVLIDASGQTAFIGRRLGTMQPDPNLKKGTIWSYWENADRQPDNPRDDGCTLVIHGQGKKTWFWYIPLGDGITSVGCTGEMPYLFGPHRSTPTETYESEIATAPGIARRLKNATRVRDVFSTKDFTYYSSVGAGNGWALVGDAFGFIDPVYSSGVFLALDSGVRGAEAAVKALNVGDTSAATLGAWQPEYKKGVENFRKLVYAFYDEGFSIGGFLRDFPQYKMGVVDVLIGNVFQPELDEMFQHMPQSRRATTAA; this is translated from the coding sequence ATGATCCAAACCACCACCCCCGAGTCCGACGGCCGCGTGCAACCGGAGGTGGCGGAGCGTTACGACGCCGTGGTGATCGGCGGCGGCCCCGCCGGTTGCAGCGCCGCCGCGGTCCTCGCCGAGGCCGGCAAAAAGACGCTGCTGCTGGAACGCCAACCGGCCGGTCGGTTCCACGTGGGCGAATCGCTCATTCCGGAGACGTACTGGAGCCTCAAGCGGCTCGGGTTGCTCGACCGGATGAACGAGACCGGGTTCGTCAAAAAATACTCGGTGCAATTCGTGAACGAGATGGGCAAGGAAAGCGCCCCGTTCTACTTCGATCTGGACGCGATGGGCCGCCCCAACGGCAAAGAGGGCGCCCAAACCTGGCAGGTCGAGCGCGGCCAATTCGACCGCATGTTGATGGAGCGGGCCGAGGAACTGGGCGCGACCGTCCGCACCGACGCCCACGTCCTTGACGTGCTGTGGGACGGCGAGCCGCTGACCGCCGACGGGCAGGTGAACGTCGACGCCAGGGCCGCGGGGGTGAAGGTGAAGTTCGGCCGCGGCGAGGCGGCCTACACCCGAGAGATTCAGTCCGACGTGTTGATTGACGCCTCCGGGCAGACGGCCTTCATCGGCCGCCGCCTCGGCACGATGCAGCCGGACCCGAACCTCAAAAAGGGCACGATCTGGAGTTACTGGGAGAACGCGGACCGCCAGCCGGACAACCCCCGCGACGACGGTTGCACCCTCGTCATTCACGGGCAGGGCAAGAAAACCTGGTTCTGGTACATCCCGCTGGGCGACGGGATTACGTCCGTCGGCTGCACCGGCGAGATGCCGTACCTGTTCGGCCCGCACCGCTCCACCCCGACGGAGACGTACGAGTCCGAAATCGCCACCGCCCCCGGGATCGCCAGGCGCCTGAAGAACGCGACCCGCGTGCGGGACGTGTTTTCCACGAAGGACTTCACGTATTACAGCAGCGTGGGCGCCGGCAACGGCTGGGCGCTGGTCGGGGACGCCTTCGGGTTTATCGACCCGGTGTACAGCTCCGGCGTTTTCCTGGCGCTGGACAGCGGCGTCCGCGGCGCCGAAGCGGCCGTGAAGGCCCTCAATGTCGGCGATACGTCCGCCGCGACGCTGGGCGCCTGGCAGCCGGAATATAAGAAGGGCGTGGAGAACTTCCGCAAGCTGGTCTACGCCTTCTACGACGAGGGCTTCAGCATCGGCGGTTTCCTGCGGGACTTCCCGCAATATAAAATGGGCGTCGTGGACGTGCTGATCGGCAACGTCTTCCAGCCGGAACTGGACGAGATGTTCCAGCACATGCCCCAAAGCCGCCGGGCGACCACCGCGGCGTAA
- a CDS encoding DUF1559 domain-containing protein, with protein MADRFDDDLNGGLPPRRPRSDQDRPQAVRPAGTRRPSGQKQGMSGWMIAGIVALCTVPVLCCVIGILGSLLLPAVQQAREAARRSQDQNNLKQIGLAGHNFHSTHGAFPPHTRPDGVNLARVPGSGSPDNPRMAWMTAMLPYIDRGDVWSRVDPSVPFDDPAAAPVYETQIPVYLSPAAAPPEGGLAPAHYAGNVQVLAEDHSGMIRDITDGISTTIYAGDVDPLNGNPAAWGDPDNLRDPADGLNVPGGFGATWPGGVQFVMGDGSVQFISESIDPAVLEALATPDGGESVTGGF; from the coding sequence ATGGCCGACCGCTTCGACGACGACTTGAACGGCGGCCTCCCGCCCCGGCGGCCCCGCTCCGACCAAGACCGCCCGCAGGCCGTGCGGCCGGCGGGGACGCGACGGCCGTCGGGCCAAAAGCAGGGGATGAGCGGCTGGATGATCGCCGGCATCGTCGCCCTGTGCACCGTGCCGGTGCTGTGCTGCGTGATCGGGATCTTGGGTTCCCTGCTCCTGCCCGCGGTGCAGCAGGCCCGGGAGGCGGCCCGGCGAAGCCAGGATCAGAACAATCTCAAGCAGATCGGATTGGCGGGGCACAACTTCCACTCGACCCACGGCGCTTTTCCCCCGCACACGCGGCCCGACGGCGTGAACCTCGCTCGCGTCCCCGGATCGGGAAGCCCCGACAATCCCCGTATGGCTTGGATGACCGCCATGCTGCCGTACATCGATCGCGGCGACGTGTGGAGCCGGGTGGACCCGTCGGTTCCGTTCGACGATCCCGCCGCCGCGCCGGTGTACGAAACGCAGATTCCGGTTTACCTCTCCCCGGCGGCGGCGCCGCCGGAGGGCGGGCTGGCCCCGGCCCACTACGCCGGCAATGTGCAGGTCTTGGCCGAGGACCATAGCGGCATGATACGGGACATCACCGACGGCATCTCCACCACGATTTACGCCGGCGACGTGGACCCGCTCAACGGGAACCCCGCCGCGTGGGGCGATCCCGACAACCTCCGCGATCCCGCCGACGGGCTGAACGTCCCCGGCGGATTCGGGGCGACCTGGCCCGGCGGGGTGCAGTTCGTCATGGGGGACGGCTCGGTGCAGTTCATTTCCGAATCGATCGACCCGGCCGTACTGGAGGCCCTCGCCACCCCCGACGGCGGGGAATCGGTCACCGGCGGGTTCTGA
- a CDS encoding acyl-CoA thioesterase produces the protein MSDKISTYVHRRQVQFSETDMAGIVHFAQFYRYMEEAEHAFLRSVGLSVMMHNADGSILGWPRVRCQCGFKAPAFFEDQLDIEVRVQRIGVKSLTLDFIVTRDDGPEANGGRPTLIAEGSMKTVACTFTPDRKMTSVPVPEAFLSRVEEAGE, from the coding sequence GTGTCCGACAAAATCTCCACCTACGTCCACCGCCGCCAGGTCCAGTTCTCCGAGACGGACATGGCCGGGATCGTGCATTTCGCCCAGTTCTACCGCTACATGGAGGAGGCGGAACACGCCTTCCTGCGGTCGGTGGGGCTCTCCGTGATGATGCACAACGCCGACGGCAGCATCCTCGGCTGGCCGCGGGTGCGGTGTCAGTGCGGCTTCAAGGCCCCGGCGTTCTTCGAGGATCAATTGGACATTGAAGTCCGCGTGCAGCGGATCGGCGTGAAAAGCCTCACGCTGGACTTCATCGTCACCCGGGACGACGGCCCGGAGGCGAACGGCGGCCGGCCCACGCTGATCGCCGAGGGCTCCATGAAAACCGTCGCCTGCACCTTCACGCCGGACCGCAAAATGACCAGCGTCCCGGTGCCGGAGGCCTTTCTAAGCCGCGTCGAAGAGGCGGGGGAGTAG
- a CDS encoding DUF1559 family PulG-like putative transporter, producing MTSDPKTPPAPRRRRSWTLIGLLIAAALALLVGAAVAVALVPPLLQQQREAARRTQVQENLRRLGEAIQAYHQTHPGLPAPAEPE from the coding sequence ATGACTTCGGACCCAAAGACGCCGCCGGCGCCGCGTCGCCGGCGGTCGTGGACGCTGATCGGGCTGCTGATCGCGGCGGCGCTAGCGTTGCTCGTCGGGGCGGCGGTGGCCGTCGCGCTCGTGCCGCCCCTACTCCAGCAGCAGCGGGAGGCCGCCCGCCGGACGCAGGTTCAGGAGAACCTACGGCGACTCGGGGAAGCAATTCAGGCCTATCATCAAACCCATCCGGGGCTCCCGGCGCCGGCCGAGCCGGAGTGA
- a CDS encoding ABC transporter ATP-binding protein — protein sequence MPALQLTDVSKTYAAGAETVEVLSGVSLAAEPGDAVVLTGPSGVGKSTLLYLVGLLEPPTGGRVELFGETPWDYDERRQAKFRAERIGFVFQDHHLLPQLTVTENLLVPVLAGRTVTKADEVRAAELLDRVDLSHRATHRPGRLSGGERQRAALCRALINEPGLLLADEPTGNLDPATAETVGTLLLDLAKDAGTTLLCVTHSLDLAARFPRKLAFAGGKVTET from the coding sequence ATGCCCGCTCTGCAGCTCACCGACGTCTCCAAAACCTACGCCGCCGGGGCGGAGACGGTGGAGGTGCTCTCCGGGGTGAGCCTCGCCGCCGAGCCCGGCGATGCGGTGGTGCTGACCGGGCCGTCCGGCGTCGGCAAGAGCACGCTGCTCTATCTCGTCGGCTTACTCGAACCGCCGACCGGCGGGCGGGTGGAGCTGTTCGGGGAAACGCCCTGGGACTACGACGAACGCCGTCAGGCGAAGTTCCGGGCGGAGCGGATCGGCTTCGTCTTTCAGGACCATCATTTATTGCCGCAGTTGACAGTCACGGAGAACCTGCTGGTCCCCGTCCTCGCCGGCCGCACGGTGACGAAGGCGGACGAAGTCCGGGCCGCCGAACTGCTGGACCGGGTCGACCTGAGCCACCGGGCGACGCACCGCCCGGGGCGCCTCAGCGGCGGCGAGCGCCAGCGGGCGGCCCTCTGCCGGGCGCTGATTAACGAACCCGGTCTGCTCTTAGCCGACGAACCCACCGGCAACCTCGACCCCGCCACCGCGGAGACCGTCGGCACCCTGCTGCTCGACTTGGCCAAGGACGCCGGCACGACGCTGCTGTGCGTCACCCACAGCCTCGACCTCGCCGCCCGCTTTCCCCGCAAACTCGCCTTCGCCGGCGGGAAGGTTACGGAGACGTAG
- a CDS encoding sodium:solute symporter family protein, with translation MWRVVIIVAYLLLLLALGLGAGRLFTGSSEDYLLASHSIGPFLLLMSLFGTTMTGFALVGSSGEAYAYGVGIYGLLASSSGIVHSLCFFVLGVKLWGWGKKYGYTTQAGFFRDRLDSRNIGLVLVPILVGLVIPYLLVGVIAGGKAIEGATAGDFPQLFESTKGAIPAWLTELVVCGVVLTYVFAGGMRGTAWANAFQTCLFMILGVVAFYIIATKMAESAVEAGRVQYASGPNEGELRTEPPEGFFDSLRIVSSEIPRAKRVRAEVSDDADLIGTVEAPAVFRKREGLDPWQFATYLLIPFSVGMFPHLFQHWLTAKSAATFKLPVVVHPTFIAIVWVPCVLIGAWATTGLVDLPPPFIFDEVQIEAKRDALIAEGMTPAAADAAVAELGPEGSANKVLGYMVSKLSGKILGGFLLAGVLAAIMSSLDSQFLCIGTMFTKDLVEYYAPAGKYTDRQTVVMSRGFIILIVAVTYVLSLLMGDSTRVFPLGIWCFSGFASLFPIIFLAVYWRGLTKWGAYAGILAAAGTWAAMFYAADFAANADYYLYLPIPGYRTVQLMPVTGMFLASALATVIVSLVTPKPSAATLAKFFPEKV, from the coding sequence ATCTGGCGCGTCGTGATCATCGTCGCCTATCTGCTGTTGCTGCTGGCCCTCGGGCTGGGGGCCGGCCGGCTGTTCACCGGGTCCAGCGAGGATTACCTGCTGGCCTCGCACAGCATCGGCCCGTTCCTGCTGTTGATGAGCCTGTTCGGCACCACGATGACCGGGTTCGCCCTCGTCGGCAGCAGCGGGGAGGCCTACGCCTACGGCGTGGGCATCTACGGCCTGCTGGCCAGCAGCAGCGGGATCGTGCACTCCCTCTGCTTCTTCGTGCTGGGGGTGAAGCTCTGGGGTTGGGGCAAGAAATACGGCTATACCACGCAGGCCGGGTTCTTCCGGGACCGGCTGGACAGCCGCAATATCGGCCTCGTGCTGGTGCCGATTCTGGTGGGCCTCGTGATCCCGTACCTGCTGGTCGGCGTGATCGCCGGCGGCAAGGCGATCGAGGGCGCCACCGCGGGCGACTTCCCGCAGCTGTTTGAAAGCACAAAGGGCGCGATCCCCGCCTGGCTGACGGAGCTGGTCGTCTGCGGCGTGGTGCTGACCTACGTCTTCGCCGGCGGGATGCGGGGCACGGCCTGGGCGAACGCCTTCCAGACCTGCCTGTTTATGATCCTGGGCGTCGTGGCGTTTTATATCATCGCCACCAAAATGGCGGAGTCCGCCGTGGAGGCCGGCCGCGTGCAATACGCCAGCGGGCCGAACGAGGGCGAACTGCGGACCGAACCGCCCGAGGGCTTCTTCGACAGCCTGCGGATCGTCTCCAGCGAAATTCCCCGGGCCAAACGGGTGCGGGCGGAGGTTTCCGACGACGCCGACCTGATCGGCACCGTCGAGGCCCCCGCAGTCTTCCGCAAACGGGAGGGGCTCGACCCCTGGCAGTTCGCCACCTACCTGCTGATCCCGTTCAGCGTGGGGATGTTCCCGCACCTGTTCCAACACTGGCTGACCGCCAAGAGCGCCGCCACGTTCAAACTGCCGGTGGTGGTGCACCCGACGTTCATCGCGATCGTGTGGGTGCCCTGCGTGTTGATCGGGGCCTGGGCGACGACGGGGCTGGTGGACCTGCCCCCGCCGTTCATCTTTGACGAGGTTCAGATCGAAGCGAAGCGGGACGCGTTGATCGCGGAGGGGATGACCCCCGCCGCGGCCGACGCCGCCGTCGCCGAACTCGGCCCGGAGGGCAGCGCGAACAAGGTGCTGGGCTACATGGTCTCCAAGCTGTCCGGCAAGATCCTCGGCGGGTTCCTGCTGGCCGGCGTGCTGGCGGCGATCATGAGTTCGCTGGACAGCCAGTTCCTCTGCATCGGCACGATGTTCACCAAGGACCTGGTCGAATATTACGCCCCCGCGGGAAAATATACCGACCGGCAAACCGTCGTGATGAGCCGCGGGTTCATCATCCTGATAGTCGCCGTGACCTACGTGCTCAGCCTGCTGATGGGCGACAGCACGCGGGTCTTCCCGCTGGGAATCTGGTGCTTTAGCGGGTTCGCCTCACTGTTCCCGATCATCTTCCTGGCGGTCTATTGGCGGGGCCTGACGAAGTGGGGCGCCTACGCCGGCATCCTGGCGGCGGCCGGCACCTGGGCGGCGATGTTCTATGCCGCGGACTTCGCCGCGAATGCGGACTATTACCTGTACCTGCCGATCCCCGGTTATCGCACCGTGCAGTTGATGCCCGTCACCGGCATGTTCCTCGCCAGCGCCCTGGCGACCGTGATCGTCTCGCTCGTCACCCCGAAGCCGAGCGCGGCCACCCTGGCGAAGTTCTTCCCGGAGAAGGTTTAA
- a CDS encoding DUF1559 family PulG-like putative transporter — translation MPSFETTPEELAAAPRWGRWLLAAAALGLSISLILPSLEQDRGGHYSVVQNRYKQTGLALINFHTAHDRAFPTPALAAEVAGAGNPVPSWQTVLLPYVDRREEWRAYDLTQPYDHPANAAVVGTEVNEFLNPHEHYESHAAAGGFGLSHLAGNVHVLGEGGAGELRQFRDGTTQTLLVGQVAGFYHPWADPTNLRDSAAGFGFGPRQFGGPQYSTDEGAAAMGGALVVLGDGSVNYLSAEMDPAAFAALGTPDGGERLEEWDLMGLSRVEWERQQERQRRWAEAGSELRSSP, via the coding sequence ATGCCGAGTTTTGAGACCACGCCGGAAGAACTCGCCGCCGCTCCGCGGTGGGGGCGCTGGCTCCTCGCGGCGGCGGCGTTGGGGCTGTCGATCTCGCTGATTCTGCCCTCGCTTGAGCAAGATCGCGGCGGCCACTACAGCGTGGTTCAAAACCGTTACAAACAAACCGGCCTGGCGCTGATTAACTTTCATACGGCCCACGATCGTGCGTTTCCCACCCCCGCGTTGGCGGCGGAGGTCGCCGGGGCCGGGAACCCCGTGCCGTCGTGGCAAACCGTGTTGCTGCCGTACGTCGATCGGCGGGAGGAATGGCGGGCCTACGACCTCACGCAGCCCTACGATCACCCGGCGAACGCCGCGGTCGTGGGGACGGAGGTCAATGAATTCCTCAACCCGCACGAGCATTACGAGAGCCACGCCGCGGCGGGCGGGTTCGGGCTGAGCCACCTCGCCGGCAACGTGCACGTGCTGGGCGAGGGCGGAGCGGGAGAACTGCGGCAGTTCCGGGACGGCACGACGCAGACGCTGCTCGTCGGGCAGGTCGCGGGGTTCTATCATCCTTGGGCGGACCCGACGAACCTGCGGGATTCGGCCGCCGGGTTCGGGTTCGGTCCGCGGCAGTTCGGGGGGCCGCAGTACTCCACGGACGAGGGCGCCGCAGCGATGGGGGGGGCGTTGGTCGTGCTCGGGGATGGTTCAGTGAACTACCTCTCCGCGGAGATGGACCCGGCGGCGTTCGCGGCCCTGGGCACGCCGGACGGCGGGGAGCGGTTGGAGGAATGGGATCTGATGGGCCTCAGCCGGGTCGAGTGGGAGCGGCAGCAGGAACGGCAGCGCCGCTGGGCCGAGGCGGGTTCGGAACTGCGGTCGTCGCCCTGA
- a CDS encoding DUF1559 family PulG-like putative transporter, giving the protein MSAPSADPPQKPSWTVSQELAWVFAAGLAGAIGAWALVAENSRRPHRTIDSQNDAKHQALAVTNYHMGHDAFPPYGGDAALDAPPVAWMTAILPQMDERALHSRIDFQKPFDAPANAAVFSKVVRSYTSPFVGDAPLPSGLAPAHYAGNELVFVPGLTLDAIGQADGLTQTIMLAEVNAATGAPTAWGDPDNLRSAAAPTNGPTGFGANGPGGGVVGFCDGRVTNFNPDMDPAVLAALGTPDGGEAIDAEF; this is encoded by the coding sequence ATGAGCGCACCGTCCGCCGACCCGCCGCAGAAGCCGTCGTGGACGGTCTCTCAGGAACTCGCCTGGGTCTTCGCGGCAGGTTTGGCCGGGGCGATCGGGGCGTGGGCGTTGGTGGCGGAGAACAGCCGAAGGCCGCACCGGACGATCGACTCGCAAAACGATGCCAAGCACCAAGCCTTGGCGGTGACGAACTATCACATGGGGCACGACGCCTTCCCCCCGTACGGAGGGGACGCGGCACTGGATGCCCCGCCGGTCGCCTGGATGACGGCGATCCTGCCGCAGATGGACGAGCGGGCCCTGCACAGCCGCATCGACTTTCAAAAACCGTTCGACGCCCCGGCGAACGCGGCGGTGTTCTCGAAGGTCGTGCGCTCCTATACCTCGCCGTTCGTCGGGGACGCCCCGCTGCCCAGCGGCCTCGCCCCGGCCCACTATGCGGGGAACGAACTGGTGTTCGTGCCGGGTCTGACGCTCGACGCCATCGGGCAGGCGGACGGCCTCACGCAGACGATCATGCTCGCCGAGGTAAACGCCGCCACCGGTGCCCCGACCGCCTGGGGCGACCCGGACAATTTGCGGTCCGCCGCGGCCCCGACGAACGGCCCGACCGGCTTCGGGGCGAACGGCCCCGGGGGGGGCGTGGTCGGTTTCTGCGACGGTCGGGTGACGAACTTCAACCCGGACATGGACCCCGCCGTCCTCGCCGCCCTCGGCACGCCGGACGGGGGGGAGGCGATCGATGCCGAGTTTTGA
- a CDS encoding DUF3311 domain-containing protein: protein MKILVWSLVALLVVLHQDVWLWDNDSLVFGFIPITLLYQACISVGASLVWLLAVNVAWPIDEDLIPDAVPTDDPKGPGTDRVPVSERPIPKAKTNPRHAGGDEMQGAPA from the coding sequence GTGAAAATCCTTGTCTGGTCGCTGGTCGCCCTCCTGGTGGTGCTCCACCAGGACGTGTGGCTCTGGGACAATGATTCCCTCGTGTTCGGCTTCATCCCGATCACGCTGCTGTATCAGGCGTGCATCTCCGTGGGCGCCAGCCTCGTCTGGCTGCTGGCGGTCAACGTGGCCTGGCCGATCGACGAAGACCTGATCCCCGATGCCGTGCCGACGGACGATCCGAAGGGGCCGGGGACGGACCGCGTGCCGGTCTCCGAACGTCCGATTCCCAAAGCCAAAACGAACCCTCGCCACGCCGGCGGCGACGAGATGCAGGGAGCCCCCGCGTGA